The Microcystis panniformis FACHB-1757 region ATCGATATAGGCCATGCGACCATCAAAAGTGGCGAAAAGATTACCCGGATGGGGATCAGCGTGGAAAAAGCCGTGTTCGAGGAGTTGCTGTAATCCAGAGGTTACGCCGATTTTAACGATACTATTGGGGTCTAATCCTAAAGCTTTGATATTCTCGGTATCGGTGAGTTTATAGCCATCAATCCATTCCAGGGTGAGGACGCGGCGACCACTATAACGCCAGTAGATACTGGGAACTTTAACTTCGGGGTTATTTTGGAAGTTGGTGGCGAATTTTTCAGCGTTGCGACCTTCGTTTTGATAGTCGATTTCCTCAAAGAGTTTGGTGCCGAATTCATCGACAATCAGGGTGAGGTCGTGGCCGAGATTGAGGGGTAATAAAGGACCGAATTTTTGGGCAGCCCAGCGCATTAGGTATAAATCGAGGCTTAAAAGCGCCCGCAGCCCCGGTCTTTGCACTTTAACGGCTACTTCTTCGCCGGTGGGTAGAATAGCTTTGTAAACCTGTCCTAAACTAGCGGCAGCCACAGGGGTGGGGGATATTTCCCGATAGGCTTTTTCTACAGGCATTCCCAATTCTGTCTCGATAAGGGCAAAAGCGATGTCGTTATCGAAGGGGGGAAGTTGGTCTTGTAGTTTAACTAATTCGTCTAAAAAGTCTTTGCGAACGAGGTCGGGGCGGGTAGAGAGAGCTTGACCGACTTTGATGAAGGTGGGACCCAAACAGGTGAGAATTTGCCTAAGTTCGCTGGCACGCTGGTATTTATTGGCTTCTTCTTGCTTTGTCCATTTGTCCCAGAGGAGACTGAGGAGAAATAATCCTAAAGACCAAGTAATCACGAAAGCGCGACCGAACAATTGCCAAGGTTTGTAACGGTATTGTTGAGCGATCGCTTCTGCACTGTAAGGAGTGAACTGTGTTTCTTCTCGTTTCCGGTCAGTTTGACTGTCTTGATGCCGACTCACTAGCTAATCTCTATATATCTTACGCCACTTTATATTGTAGCTAAGTTCTTGACATCAGTATACAAAACTACACATTATTTAATAATTGTTATAATTTCCTGAGAAATCATAAGTATTTATTGCTGGACTGCCGGGGAAATTCTCGGCTAGTGGATGTCCTCAAGTACCTGATGGATATTTTCAACAAGCTGTTCTATAAAGTTAACGGCATCATTAACCATATTTTCATCGATATTCCAGCGACTGCCGATTCCATAACTCGGGTCTATACTTTAGACGTTCATAATCTGAGATTTATTAAACTTCTGAAATCGTAGAATCAGCAAGGAATCCAGTTCTTTTTTATGGGTTCTTCGTTACTTGGTATGGTTCGATAGGGGGGCATAAATCGACTAAATCCTTATCTGGCAAGAGACTTAATTGATTAGTTCGCTCTAGAGCAAAAACAATTGACAAAAATCGCTAAATGCCTTTCTATATAAGGGTTCCATCCCTTATAACCCCCGTCCATTGCATAACACAAACCGAAGAGCCTTTTTATGTTTCAAATGGGCATCATTCAAACATTCATAAATGGCTGAAGAAAAGTCAGAACAGTTTTCATAATATTTACCATATAAACATTTCTTTTTGAACAATTTCCACAGCCTTTCAATTAAATTTAGATTAGGTGAATAAGACGGCAGATAGAGCAGTTATATTGACAAAGAAAGAGCTAATTCTTCAACAATTTTACATTTTTGATAGCGGGCATTATCTAAGACTAGAGTGATGGGAATCATTAGTTCTAAAGCAGCTATTTTTTCAAGGAGTTCACAGACTTGAGTTGCCGTAATATAAGTGTCATATGTTACCAGAATAACTTCATGAGTTATTGCATTTAATGCTCCTAAAACATTGAAGCGTTTACGCCCGCTCGGTGACTTAACAAAAAGTCTCTCAAAACACCAAACAAAACCGAGAAATGCTCCCATGACGAAGTGAGCGGCATCAACAAAAAAAACAGCCCTTTTTCCTTCTTTAGCCTCATTTAGTCTGGGTTCTAGCTTTTTTTCTTTGTATTCTTCTTGTTCATCTGGGTCAGCTTTAGAAGGAAGAGAACCTATTTTTAAACATTTCATTCCCAAGGATTTTAAGAATTTTCTTACTTGGGTAGGACTTCGTTTTATTCCCGTCAATTCTTCTATCCTATATACAGCTTCATTTATTGTGGCTGGTGGATTTTTCTCGAAGTATTTTTTGAGGGTTTCTTTTTGAGACTCTAATTCACTTTTAGGGCGATAGAAGTTGATTTCTTTTCATTTTTCTATTCCGCCCTCTTGCTCATCTCGAAGATAGGTTAATAAGGTATTTGGCGAGATTCCTGCTAACTGACAAATTTTTTGGTGCGGTATCTTTTGGCTTTTTAACCAGAGAACTTCCATCTTCAGTTGAACCCGGGGATGGGGATGATGAAATCTTTCATAATACAGTGAGTTCTTTTCTTCTTCCGTGAATTCTAGGTTAATCATGTTTTTAATGAGTGCTTTGCTTCTAGTTATGACTCTTAAACTATATTATTGTCCTTGAGTAAAAAATGCAAGTTGTAGCCGTGCAAAGTATATATCAGCTTCATCGGAAATTTTGGGTCTGAAACCCCGTCGTTCTAGGTTGGCTTTACGTTAGAATTAAAAGGCCAGTCTCGAAAACCAAGTGGACGGCGCAGCACCTTGAAAACTCGGCTTAGGGGGTTCCGACCAGAAAAGCTTGGCCGGGTAAAAAGTCGCGCGCAACAAGTACAAGAAGCTATAGGCGGTCAACGTACCGTGGGACACAGGGAATCGGGCTTCTGAAATGGGGCGAAAGTCTGTGGACTCTGTGTAAGACAGTACATGGTTTTTTAACTGTGGTATGCGACGGTGGTGGAAGCAGAAACTTAAATCGTGAGGTTTAGGAATCGCCGCACTTTTAGGGCGGCGAGGATGTCAAGGGCGATTTGGTTCCTTCGATCAACAATTGCGCTAAGTTGGCTTTTAATATCTTTAGCTGGTTTATTTAGTTTGCCGGCCACTTCTTCCCACAATTTCTTGGCTGAAATTAGTCTAATGGCCTCCGCTATCTTGTCCGGTTGTTGATAGCTTTTATAGCTGAGGTTTTCTCTAATTTCATCCTCTAGCCAATAATTACTATTAAGTTTGTTAGTGAGAAGATTTTCAATCATTGGTAGTACCTCGGAAATTGAGCGAGATTCTTGATCAAAAAAAGAACCGTAGTTTTGTTGAATTTCGTTCTCTAACCAAGAGCCAAGGCTCTTCTGGTTTCTGTGTGGAAACGGGGTCTATACTGATAGTTTCTTCAGCAAAATAGTCCTAAAAGTCTTTCCCAGTAAATATTTCACGATTCTATAAGCAAAAATTATCACACAAAGTCGAGAAGAGCCGAGCCAATACTAATAGCTATCAATCGTTGTTGTCGTGCGCCATCCAAGGAGACTTGAAAACGAGAAAAGGCAGAAGGTTCTGAACGTTGACCTCGATAAATTTCCAGCATTCCTAGAGCAACCACTTCGTGAATATAATAATCTAAAGGCAAAATCTCAAAAACCGCTGAGAGGTAAGATGAAAGCCACGGCAGCCTCTGTGGCCTCTCAGCCTATCGCCTGTGGCTGTTAGGTAGTGTCTAGCTAATGACCAACTTCCAGGCTGAGACCGTTCTGGGGAGAGGCCCCCGCTCTGAGCAGCTCCGGCAGATAGGAAACGGTTTTATCCCCCAAACAGCGGGACAGCAAATATTGCCAGAAAGAAACTGCCAACTTCCGGCAAGTCTTTTTCAGTCCCGTAAAGGTATCCCGATCTCGACGGCCATCGTCATGGCGGGTTCCCCCACTAAGCGCCGAGTCACATACTCTCGGATGTCAGATTCAGCCCCCTTGGTATGGAGTGGGACTTGGGCGGCATCTAACACTCGCAGTAACTCCTGTTTGTGAACACAGGACTGTTCCAAGGCGAGATTGAGGCTAACATGATGGGGGTAGCGCCGCCCAAAAATCTGATCAAAGCGCTGGTCGGTAATGATTCGGTAGTAGTGGCGTAGCTCTCTTGCTTACCTGGTATGAATTGTGTAAAATATTTATTAATAAAAATAATTGGAACCCGCTCAGTCTTTAAACCTCTAGCTTGCTCATGACTTTTCTGATAAATATCTTTTTCTGGCTCCTGTCTGGCTTACTCAAATATCAGTCTAGCGCCGAACAAAGTACCCCCCCTAGTTCACCTCTATTCCCCTGTCAAGCGTTGTGGTTCTCACCATACTATCAAGAATGGTTCTATTCCTAAGGGAAAACCCAAACGTCAAGGGAAAGAATGTGGTCGTCAGTTGGTGATCAATCCCACTAATAAAACCGTCTCTGACGAAACCAAACAATTAATTGATCAACTCTTGCTCGAACGAATTTCCTGACGAGGAATTGCTAGAGTAACAGGGGTAAGTTGGTCATGTTTACAAAATTATGTCAACAATAAACTGGCGGCTGTCCCCGGTCAAATCAAGGGTTCGGACAAACCAAAAGGTAAATTGGTTATAGAATGTGATGAGATGTGGTCTTTGGTTTTTTCTAAGACGATAAAGGTTTATATTTGGGGTTCTTCGTTACTTGGTATGATTCGATATGGGGGCATAAATCGACTAAATCCTTATCTGGTAAGAGATTTAATTGATTAGTTCGCTCTAGATCAAAAACAATTGACAAAAATGGCCAAATGCTTTTCTACATAAGGGTTCCATCCCTTATATCCCCCGTCCATTGCATAACACAAACCGAAGAGCCATATTTGGCAGTTAATTGATAGAAATACAAGGGAAATTATTGGTGGCTATGCGCGGAGATAGGAGTCGTCAATCAGCCAAAAAACTTTGGGGCTAGTTTACCCGGTGTTTACCGACAATGCGCGGTTGCTTACACAGACTTTTGGGAGTCCTATAAGACAGTAATTCCTCGTAAACGTCATCGACCGGTCGGAAAAGAAACTGGTCAAACCAATCCTATTGAAAGATTAAATAATACCTTTCGACAAAGGATTTCTCGGTTGGTGAGAGAGAGTCTATCTTTCTCTAAAAAAATGGAGAATCACGTTGGGGAACCCTTTGGTATTTTATCCATGACTACAATGCACAGCAAAGCAAAGGATTAAGCCGCCATCACTACTACCGAATCACCACCCACCTGTTTTTGCTCGGCCACCAGGTTCAGCAACCAGTTGAGCAAGGGGGTGCGTTCGCTTTCAGGGATCTCGATGGGAAGAAGCATATCCTTAAGTTAAAGCAGATTTTCGTCCTCAGTGCAACCTAAGTCGATGCTTTCTCACGAGTGCGGGTTCATTTTCTAGGTTGACTTCGGCTTCCTTACCAGCATTTATTGAGATGTTGCTAATTTTAGTCCCGACGGCAAGACTTTGGTGAGCGGTAGTTATGACAAAACTATCAAACTCTGGAATGTAGAAACAGACTGGGATTTATGGGATTTAGATGCTTTAATGGGGCGTAGTTGCGATTGGGTGCGGGTTTATTTAGAGAATAATATTAATGTCAGCAAGGAAGATAGGCCTTTGTGTGATGGGATTGGTACAAAGAATTAGCCCACCAATTTAATAATAAAGTTGATCTGTTACAGCCGATTGTTAATTTAGGTTTTTTTTCAGAGATAATCGCCACAAACAAAAACATAAATCGTAGTGGATTGTTTCAGCTAATTTGGTGTATTAGAAAAATGCTATAAATTCTATAATCTAAGACTTTAAGCCGAAATCTAGGCTCTTCTAGGTTCTGTGTGAGCATGGTATAATAGTAACACAGAACAGGAGGTGGGTTATGTGGATAAATTTTGAT contains the following coding sequences:
- a CDS encoding ABC1 kinase family protein codes for the protein MSRHQDSQTDRKREETQFTPYSAEAIAQQYRYKPWQLFGRAFVITWSLGLFLLSLLWDKWTKQEEANKYQRASELRQILTCLGPTFIKVGQALSTRPDLVRKDFLDELVKLQDQLPPFDNDIAFALIETELGMPVEKAYREISPTPVAAASLGQVYKAILPTGEEVAVKVQRPGLRALLSLDLYLMRWAAQKFGPLLPLNLGHDLTLIVDEFGTKLFEEIDYQNEGRNAEKFATNFQNNPEVKVPSIYWRYSGRRVLTLEWIDGYKLTDTENIKALGLDPNSIVKIGVTSGLQQLLEHGFFHADPHPGNLFATFDGRMAYIDFGMMDQLEEETKETLASCVVDLINKDYENLAANFVKLGFLTPETDIKPIIPALERVLGNAIGQRVGDFNFRTITDDFSELMYQYPFRIPAKFALIIRSLVTQEGVALTLDPNFKIVQVAYPYVAKRLLTGESPQLRRRLLDVLFKNGKFQWQRLENMITMARSESNFDLLPTAQLGITFLLSEEGRYLRRQLLLALTEDDRLHTAEVQRLWGLIQGELQPRRLLDVAMSAFRELSSQGVAAVLPRETSSR